In Myxococcus stipitatus, the following are encoded in one genomic region:
- a CDS encoding hybrid sensor histidine kinase/response regulator: MNPSERLLRQFRDLVTVRLERINRALMELEAGANVESGRGALRELHGLKGEARMMGFDDINSLVHEMEELVRCAEPQRYSLSADSTDALLSAADAVLLLSSAPPSSGTSPEVERLVGWLQACIRAEAERLPPGAVSSEASDASASRAREVGEPSAALARAASVGGAAQTGGTPPGGVEAKRGALPGAGAGREGNSTAVDAPAHGESGAGLGLGRKGVIEDDARRGRAGDGVGSVAGRAAMGVSPVVTPRSEAGVPLSSPGASATAGTRGWPSAPRVDATPARGTAAITGTGRLLTTTPAPSTAPGPRSANSTGPSAVPRQPETRLDAVRIDVASLDLLTSAVTNLAQIARRRERAHARRLALARELGQLAREAEDLGPAAAALVARLGTAKELAADLHRESKLLSNEELRDLGQVVEEVQGLRMLPLSVLFEPYPRMVRDLSRTLGKEVELVVDGEDTRADRAVVEALREPLMHLVRNALDHGLETRVDRVTSGKHPRGCLTLRAAREGSRIILRVEDDGLGLDPAELRRVAVRRGILDESAANALSDAATRELIFLPGFTSRDVVTDLSGRGVGLDAVRASIQGLGGDVGVESAPGWGTIFELRVPVSLTVAPLLFVQAGHETLALSATHVSRALKVEPLHLCEVAGRPALLVEGRVLPLASLGALLGLAPEREVREGELVLVVRSQSGAAAVVVDRVLEERVQAILPLRGVLARFAHLTGATSLADGRLAMVLSAAYLTASAHGTAPLKLARSTPMEPESRRRRILVVDDSPLTRELISSLLAAVGYDTVVAGDGAEALDVLEGALVDLVVTDLEMPGMDGLELTRRLKGHPTQARLPVVILTTRGGEEDRGRGLAAGADGYITKGDLVRQDLVDVVGRLLS, translated from the coding sequence GTGAACCCGAGCGAGCGCCTCCTCAGGCAGTTCCGGGACCTGGTGACGGTGCGCTTGGAGCGCATCAACCGGGCGCTCATGGAGCTGGAGGCGGGGGCGAACGTCGAATCCGGACGCGGGGCGCTGCGCGAGCTGCATGGGCTCAAGGGCGAGGCCCGGATGATGGGCTTCGACGACATCAACTCGCTGGTGCACGAGATGGAAGAGCTCGTGCGCTGCGCGGAGCCCCAGCGCTACTCGCTGTCCGCGGACTCGACGGACGCGCTGCTGAGCGCGGCGGACGCGGTGTTGCTGCTGTCGAGCGCGCCGCCGTCCTCGGGGACCTCGCCCGAAGTGGAGCGGCTGGTCGGGTGGCTCCAGGCGTGTATTCGCGCGGAGGCGGAGCGGCTGCCACCCGGGGCGGTCTCCTCCGAGGCGTCTGATGCCAGCGCATCCCGTGCGAGGGAGGTGGGCGAGCCGTCGGCGGCGCTCGCGCGGGCGGCCTCCGTGGGGGGCGCGGCTCAGACAGGAGGCACTCCTCCGGGCGGTGTCGAGGCGAAGCGCGGGGCTCTTCCTGGCGCGGGGGCAGGGCGAGAGGGCAATTCGACCGCCGTCGATGCCCCGGCACATGGCGAGTCAGGAGCGGGCCTGGGACTCGGTCGCAAGGGCGTCATCGAGGACGACGCTCGTCGAGGACGCGCAGGCGATGGCGTGGGGAGTGTGGCGGGCCGGGCCGCGATGGGCGTCTCCCCCGTCGTCACGCCTCGGAGCGAGGCGGGTGTTCCTCTCTCATCGCCGGGTGCCTCGGCGACGGCCGGGACTCGAGGCTGGCCCTCCGCGCCTCGAGTGGATGCGACCCCCGCGCGGGGCACGGCGGCCATCACCGGCACAGGCCGTCTGCTCACGACGACTCCCGCGCCATCGACGGCCCCGGGGCCTCGCTCCGCGAACTCCACGGGGCCTTCCGCTGTTCCACGTCAGCCCGAGACGCGCCTGGACGCCGTGCGCATCGACGTGGCCAGTCTGGACCTGTTGACGAGCGCCGTGACGAACCTCGCCCAGATTGCGCGCCGGCGCGAGCGGGCCCACGCGCGGCGGTTGGCCCTGGCCCGCGAGTTGGGGCAGCTCGCTCGCGAGGCCGAGGACCTGGGGCCCGCCGCCGCGGCCCTGGTGGCGCGGTTGGGCACGGCCAAGGAGCTCGCGGCCGACCTCCACCGTGAATCCAAGCTCCTGTCCAACGAAGAGCTGCGGGACCTGGGACAAGTCGTCGAGGAGGTGCAGGGCCTGCGGATGCTCCCCCTCTCCGTCCTCTTCGAGCCCTACCCGCGCATGGTCCGCGACCTCTCGCGCACCCTGGGCAAGGAAGTGGAGCTCGTCGTCGACGGCGAGGACACCCGGGCGGACCGGGCCGTGGTCGAGGCCCTGCGCGAGCCCCTCATGCACCTGGTGCGAAACGCCCTGGACCACGGCCTGGAGACCCGCGTCGACCGGGTGACGTCCGGCAAGCACCCCCGGGGGTGTCTCACGCTGCGCGCCGCTCGCGAGGGAAGCCGCATCATCCTCCGCGTCGAGGACGACGGCCTGGGCCTGGACCCCGCCGAGCTGCGCCGGGTGGCCGTCCGCCGAGGCATCCTCGACGAGAGCGCCGCCAACGCCCTGTCCGATGCCGCCACCCGGGAGCTCATCTTCCTCCCGGGCTTCACCTCTCGGGACGTCGTCACGGACCTCTCCGGCCGGGGCGTGGGGCTGGACGCCGTGCGCGCCTCCATCCAGGGGCTGGGCGGCGATGTGGGCGTCGAGTCCGCCCCCGGCTGGGGCACCATCTTCGAGCTGCGTGTCCCCGTCTCCCTCACCGTGGCGCCCCTGCTCTTCGTCCAGGCCGGCCACGAGACACTCGCGCTGAGCGCCACCCACGTCTCCCGCGCCCTCAAGGTGGAGCCCCTGCACCTGTGTGAAGTGGCCGGGCGGCCCGCGCTGTTGGTGGAGGGGCGGGTGTTGCCCCTCGCCTCCCTGGGGGCGCTGTTGGGCCTCGCCCCCGAGCGGGAGGTGCGCGAAGGGGAGCTTGTCCTGGTGGTCCGCAGCCAGAGCGGCGCCGCCGCCGTCGTCGTGGACCGCGTCTTGGAGGAGCGGGTCCAGGCCATCCTCCCGTTGAGAGGCGTCCTCGCCCGCTTCGCCCACCTCACGGGGGCCACGTCCCTGGCGGATGGCCGGCTGGCCATGGTGCTCTCGGCCGCCTACCTCACGGCCAGCGCCCATGGGACGGCCCCGCTGAAGCTGGCCCGCTCGACGCCCATGGAGCCCGAGTCCCGCCGTCGCCGCATCCTGGTCGTGGACGACTCCCCGCTCACCCGGGAGCTCATCTCCAGCCTCCTGGCGGCGGTGGGGTACGACACCGTCGTGGCCGGCGATGGGGCGGAGGCGCTGGACGTCCTGGAGGGGGCCCTGGTGGACCTCGTCGTCACGGACCTGGAGATGCCAGGCATGGACGGCCTGGAGCTGACCCGGCGCCTCAAGGGGCATCCCACCCAGGCCCGGCTGCCCGTCGTCATCCTCACCACCCGTGGTGGCGAGGAGGACCGGGGGCGTGGGCTCGCGGCGGGGGCGGACGGCTACATCACCAAGGGCGACCTGGTGCGCCAGGACCTGGTGGATGTGGTGGGGCGACTGCTGTCCTGA
- the cheB gene encoding chemotaxis-specific protein-glutamate methyltransferase CheB produces MGKKVSVLVVDDSLICRQLICEALSKDPDIEVVGSCADGKQAVEMTKELRPHVITMDVDMPVMDGLTATEHIMAECPTPILVLTADPRSQAPELTYRALELGALALQIKPAIDAGPEAWNLVREIKLLSSVRVIRHLRRPQKGITPPRVTTSVLPAVSMGVVVVAASTGGPQVLYRMLSELPADFPAPIVIVQHINAAFAESLAGWLANASRLKVRLAQDGEPLMPGHVLIAPPGQHTVIPFRGRVALKAGVERDGHMPSGTTLLESAARTYGRRAVGLVLTGMGADGAEGLLAIRQAGGLTLAQNEESCVVFGMPGAAVERKAVDHLIHGDEVAASLARLARGESLAVGR; encoded by the coding sequence ATGGGCAAGAAAGTGTCGGTGCTGGTGGTCGATGACTCACTCATCTGCCGACAGCTCATCTGCGAGGCGTTGAGCAAGGACCCCGACATCGAGGTCGTGGGTTCTTGCGCGGACGGCAAGCAAGCCGTGGAGATGACCAAGGAGCTGCGTCCCCACGTCATCACCATGGACGTGGACATGCCCGTCATGGACGGGCTCACGGCCACCGAGCACATCATGGCCGAGTGCCCCACGCCCATCCTCGTCCTCACGGCGGACCCCCGCTCGCAGGCGCCGGAGCTGACGTACCGGGCGCTGGAGCTGGGCGCGCTCGCGCTGCAAATCAAGCCCGCCATCGACGCCGGCCCCGAGGCGTGGAACCTGGTGCGGGAAATCAAGCTGCTCTCCTCGGTGCGTGTCATCCGGCACCTGCGCCGTCCGCAGAAGGGCATCACCCCGCCTCGCGTGACGACGTCGGTGTTGCCCGCGGTGTCCATGGGCGTGGTGGTGGTGGCCGCGAGCACGGGCGGGCCCCAGGTGCTGTACCGGATGCTCTCGGAGCTGCCGGCGGACTTCCCCGCGCCCATCGTCATCGTCCAGCACATCAACGCCGCCTTCGCCGAGTCGCTGGCGGGCTGGCTCGCCAACGCCAGCCGGTTGAAGGTGCGGCTGGCGCAGGACGGCGAGCCCTTGATGCCGGGCCACGTGCTCATCGCGCCGCCGGGGCAGCACACCGTGATTCCCTTCCGGGGGCGGGTGGCGCTCAAGGCCGGGGTGGAGCGGGACGGACACATGCCGTCGGGGACGACGCTGCTGGAGAGCGCGGCCAGGACGTACGGCCGGCGCGCGGTGGGCCTGGTGCTCACGGGCATGGGGGCCGATGGCGCGGAGGGGCTGCTGGCCATCCGCCAGGCGGGAGGCCTGACGCTGGCGCAGAACGAGGAGTCCTGCGTGGTGTTCGGCATGCCGGGCGCGGCGGTGGAGCGCAAGGCGGTGGACCACCTCATCCACGGAGATGAAGTCGCCGCCTCGCTGGCGCGGCTGGCCCGGGGTGAGTCGCTCGCAGTGGGGCGCTGA